A single window of Streptomyces sp. NBC_00464 DNA harbors:
- a CDS encoding ATP/GTP-binding protein translates to MDNEGTHGTRGTRGGQPPGGRTGSSVPHPAGPPPALPPGPPPVAPPAFPPTIPPPAAPPSVPQRPVASPGGHRPPDARSHTAEWLNAPRPAAGPGIWRYAYVPRPAERPPRPSLVGPLATMALWLLLWLLLSERVVPYAFWPIEIITGPEWWPYHILRPDAPPLVRNSNALYLQVLVLGLGCWAARIGGWAHVFRYFAGPRLGRARLVVSASGAALAIWLVWTRWVPLADVILPAVPTSWLQGGGNQYVALFVSIVLYALIGTAIVWPFARIGQWSAELGPLLGRGEPGPRQPRTAPAQSGPDLAHWPEMRAAGSTDAAEALTAAVRGDRLNDIDCVRLRHAWGTARTRPDLRASFTETVLRKGADAYLHPSGRRDLPRRTAVHDPLTGQVRIGDCTDDPRNPYARRGSGMALEPASLGTSLLVVGPPGTGKTERLVRPVVESLALRALTGQAAVLAVGGAGDRLGPDGAYDVVVKIGDPASMHDFDLYGGTTDPDEAAAALAEGLAGDLPALDTRRAATALGQLLGPYRAVHGTFPGVPELRELLEGSAAALGSLREALESAGHRTMLRELDARQRQASGAGDPAAVLADRIAVLDRPAFAGFFATGSDARPFSLRSLEQHPLRVRIDLPERAHAEASRVLARIVLAQFNAITAARADRSLFVCLVLDDATHTVTAESVRGIRRLRSVNAGAVLALRTLDDVPEELHTALLGAVGCTMVFPGVTTWDGKRFAEAWGKEWVEVREVAQHGVFADQPLTRALHALRKMATGKAVTTDAVTVRQVERERWSASGLAYELPAGHAVLSLTTVDGEHASPLLVRLGG, encoded by the coding sequence ATGGACAACGAAGGCACGCACGGCACCCGGGGCACGCGGGGCGGGCAGCCGCCCGGCGGCCGGACCGGGAGCTCCGTGCCGCACCCGGCAGGCCCGCCCCCCGCGCTGCCGCCCGGCCCTCCGCCCGTCGCCCCGCCGGCGTTCCCTCCCACGATCCCGCCGCCCGCTGCGCCGCCCTCCGTCCCGCAGCGGCCCGTGGCCTCCCCCGGGGGGCACCGGCCGCCGGATGCCCGGTCGCACACGGCCGAGTGGCTGAACGCGCCCCGCCCCGCGGCCGGGCCGGGCATCTGGCGGTACGCGTACGTGCCACGGCCCGCCGAGCGCCCGCCGCGCCCCTCGCTGGTGGGTCCGTTGGCCACTATGGCGCTGTGGCTCCTGCTGTGGCTGCTGCTCTCGGAGCGCGTGGTGCCCTATGCGTTCTGGCCGATCGAGATCATCACAGGTCCCGAGTGGTGGCCGTACCACATCCTCAGGCCGGACGCGCCGCCGCTGGTACGCAACTCCAACGCGCTCTACCTCCAGGTTCTGGTCCTCGGCCTGGGCTGCTGGGCCGCCCGGATCGGCGGCTGGGCCCATGTGTTCCGCTACTTCGCCGGCCCCCGGCTGGGCCGGGCCAGGCTGGTGGTCTCGGCGTCCGGCGCGGCACTCGCCATCTGGCTCGTCTGGACCCGGTGGGTACCGCTCGCCGATGTCATCCTGCCCGCGGTTCCGACCAGCTGGCTGCAAGGGGGTGGCAACCAGTACGTGGCGCTTTTCGTCTCGATCGTGCTCTACGCCCTGATCGGCACCGCGATCGTGTGGCCCTTCGCGAGGATCGGCCAGTGGTCGGCAGAGCTCGGCCCCCTCCTGGGGCGCGGTGAACCCGGTCCGCGGCAGCCCCGGACCGCTCCCGCGCAGTCCGGTCCCGACCTCGCCCACTGGCCCGAGATGCGGGCCGCCGGGAGCACGGACGCCGCGGAGGCACTCACCGCCGCCGTGCGCGGCGACCGGCTGAACGACATCGACTGCGTACGGCTGCGCCATGCGTGGGGCACCGCGCGGACCCGCCCCGACCTGCGTGCCTCGTTCACCGAGACGGTGCTGCGCAAGGGCGCCGACGCTTACCTCCACCCCTCCGGCCGCCGGGACCTGCCACGGCGCACCGCCGTGCACGACCCGCTCACCGGCCAGGTCCGCATCGGCGACTGCACCGACGACCCACGCAATCCCTATGCCCGCCGCGGCTCGGGCATGGCGTTGGAACCCGCGTCGCTCGGCACCTCGCTGCTGGTCGTCGGACCGCCCGGCACGGGCAAGACGGAACGGCTGGTGCGGCCCGTCGTCGAATCCCTCGCCCTGCGGGCGCTCACCGGTCAGGCGGCGGTGCTCGCCGTCGGCGGGGCCGGTGACCGGCTCGGCCCGGACGGGGCCTACGACGTCGTCGTCAAGATCGGCGACCCCGCGTCCATGCACGACTTCGACCTGTACGGCGGAACGACCGACCCCGACGAGGCGGCCGCCGCCCTCGCGGAGGGCCTGGCCGGAGACCTTCCCGCACTGGACACCCGGCGCGCGGCGACCGCGCTCGGCCAGCTGCTCGGCCCGTACCGTGCCGTTCACGGCACCTTTCCCGGCGTACCCGAGCTCCGCGAACTCCTCGAAGGCTCCGCGGCCGCGCTGGGCAGCCTGCGTGAAGCCCTGGAATCGGCCGGGCACCGCACGATGCTGCGGGAGCTGGATGCCCGGCAGCGTCAGGCGAGCGGCGCCGGTGATCCTGCCGCCGTCCTCGCCGACCGGATCGCCGTGCTCGACCGGCCGGCCTTCGCCGGGTTCTTCGCCACCGGAAGCGACGCCCGCCCGTTCTCGCTGCGCTCCCTGGAACAGCACCCGCTGCGGGTGCGCATCGATCTGCCGGAACGCGCCCACGCCGAGGCGTCCCGGGTGCTGGCCCGGATCGTCCTCGCGCAGTTCAACGCGATCACCGCGGCCCGCGCCGACCGTTCGCTCTTCGTCTGCCTGGTCCTGGACGACGCGACCCACACGGTCACCGCCGAAAGCGTCCGGGGTATCCGCAGGCTGCGCTCCGTCAACGCCGGGGCGGTGCTCGCCCTGCGCACCCTGGACGACGTACCCGAGGAGCTGCACACGGCACTGCTCGGCGCGGTCGGCTGCACCATGGTCTTCCCCGGCGTCACCACCTGGGACGGCAAACGCTTCGCCGAGGCATGGGGCAAGGAGTGGGTGGAGGTCCGTGAGGTCGCCCAGCACGGTGTCTTCGCCGACCAGCCGCTCACCCGCGCGCTGCACGCCCTGCGGAAGATGGCCACCGGCAAGGCCGTCACCACGGATGCGGTGACCGTGCGCCAGGTGGAGCGGGAGCGATGGTCCGCCTCCGGACTGGCGTACGAGCTGCCTGCCGGCCACGCGGTGCTCTCCCTCACCACGGTCGACGGCGAACACGCCTCCCCGCTCCTGGTGCGGCTGGGCGGCTGA